The following proteins come from a genomic window of Gimesia chilikensis:
- a CDS encoding alpha-amylase family glycosyl hydrolase — MSKTQDEIDFKADLTLQRLQPRLAQVWQESQISDARQHEFELRLDEHWRPLFRLLFELYHNRYDFFFHIEHVLLTAARAWAERREELCELDRHRINEPNWFQSERINGGALYVDLFGENLSKLREHVGYFKDLGLTYLHLMPLFAVRPGNNDGGYAISTYRSVDPRLGTIDDLRLFAADLRKAGISLVLDFVFNHTADDHEWARLAQAGNREFQEYYYIFPDRTEPEKYERTLREIFPTVRRGNFTWHDGMQQWVWTTFNSFQWDLNYTNPAVFRAMLEEMFFIANTGIDILRLDAVAFIWKQMGTSCENLPQAHTLIQAFNRLARIATPGLLFKSEAIVHPDDVVKYISEHECQISYNPTLMALLWESLATRKVNLLVQTLSHRYRLPRNTAWVNYLRCHDDIGWTFDDADAQAIGINAYDHRKFLNDFYTGQFPGSFARGVPFQENFETGDMRISGTMASLAGLEQAIEEDDEEKKELALRRMLLLHGVSLSIGGIPLLYLGEEWGMLNDYDFVKDPAKAGDSRWIHRPKMQWEFLEELDDHRNAGNGSIRTHIYCTTQKLIALRKSLPALAGQEMDLIALSNEHVLGYIRINEGNRLIVLANFSEEPQQIDGNKIRTAGLGRFFQNMIDDKTYATSENIVLAPYQILWLNRV; from the coding sequence ATGAGCAAGACACAGGATGAGATTGACTTCAAGGCAGATCTGACCCTGCAACGTTTGCAGCCCCGGTTAGCTCAGGTCTGGCAGGAGAGTCAGATCAGTGATGCCAGGCAGCATGAATTCGAACTGCGACTCGACGAGCACTGGCGCCCGTTGTTCCGTCTGCTGTTCGAACTCTATCACAACCGTTACGACTTCTTCTTTCATATCGAACACGTGCTGCTCACCGCAGCCCGAGCGTGGGCGGAGCGTCGAGAAGAACTCTGCGAACTGGACCGGCATCGGATCAACGAACCCAACTGGTTCCAGTCCGAACGCATCAACGGAGGGGCACTCTACGTCGATCTGTTCGGGGAGAACCTCAGCAAACTTCGCGAGCATGTGGGCTACTTCAAAGATCTCGGTCTGACTTATCTGCACCTGATGCCCTTATTCGCAGTCCGCCCCGGCAATAACGACGGCGGTTACGCGATTAGTACGTATCGCTCTGTCGATCCCCGTCTCGGGACGATTGACGATCTGCGTCTGTTCGCCGCTGACCTGCGCAAAGCAGGCATCTCGCTCGTCCTCGACTTCGTCTTCAACCACACCGCGGACGACCACGAATGGGCCCGCCTCGCGCAAGCCGGGAACCGTGAGTTCCAGGAGTACTACTACATCTTCCCGGATCGCACAGAACCGGAGAAATACGAGCGCACGCTCCGCGAAATCTTTCCCACCGTGCGTCGCGGCAACTTCACCTGGCACGATGGAATGCAGCAGTGGGTCTGGACCACATTTAACAGCTTCCAGTGGGATCTGAACTACACCAACCCCGCGGTCTTCCGCGCCATGCTCGAAGAGATGTTCTTCATCGCCAACACGGGTATCGACATCCTCCGCCTGGACGCGGTCGCCTTCATCTGGAAACAGATGGGAACCAGCTGTGAGAATCTCCCCCAGGCACACACGCTGATCCAGGCCTTCAACCGCCTGGCCCGCATCGCCACCCCCGGTCTGCTGTTCAAGTCCGAAGCCATCGTGCATCCCGACGACGTCGTCAAGTACATCAGCGAGCACGAGTGTCAGATCTCTTACAACCCCACACTGATGGCGCTCCTCTGGGAATCGCTGGCCACCCGCAAAGTCAATCTGCTGGTACAGACCCTCAGCCACCGTTATCGGCTGCCCCGCAACACTGCCTGGGTCAACTACCTCCGCTGCCACGACGACATCGGCTGGACCTTCGACGACGCCGACGCCCAGGCCATCGGCATCAATGCTTACGATCATCGTAAATTCCTCAACGACTTCTACACCGGTCAGTTTCCGGGCTCCTTCGCCCGCGGCGTTCCTTTCCAGGAGAACTTCGAGACCGGCGACATGCGCATCTCGGGAACCATGGCGTCGCTCGCCGGACTGGAACAGGCTATTGAGGAAGACGACGAGGAGAAGAAGGAACTCGCCCTGCGACGCATGCTGCTCCTGCACGGGGTCTCACTGAGTATCGGTGGCATTCCGCTACTGTACCTCGGCGAAGAGTGGGGCATGCTCAACGATTACGATTTCGTGAAAGACCCCGCCAAAGCCGGCGACTCCCGCTGGATCCATCGTCCTAAAATGCAGTGGGAATTCCTCGAAGAACTCGACGACCACCGCAACGCGGGCAACGGTTCTATCCGCACCCACATTTACTGCACGACCCAGAAGCTGATCGCTCTCCGCAAATCACTGCCGGCCCTCGCAGGTCAGGAGATGGACCTCATCGCGCTTTCCAACGAACACGTGCTGGGCTACATCCGCATCAATGAAGGCAACCGCCTGATCGTGCTCGCCAACTTCTCCGAGGAACCTCAGCAAATCGACGGAAATAAGATCCGCACCGCTGGCCTCGGACGATTCTTCCAGAATATGATCGACGACAAAACCTACGCGACCTCAGAGAACATCGTGCTCGCCCCTTACCAGATTCTCTGGCTCAATCGCGTCTAA